The following are from one region of the Ruegeria sp. THAF33 genome:
- a CDS encoding L,D-transpeptidase: MAGMKRSKEGKVVTRRGVIAAFAATTLFPAPAVWAQSTATEGTRRNVSSFRVAKWQDHFDTLKNGVILSDTQSKVLQYWSEDESVYRMYPTSVPLTEDLTRLGYTTVIRKVEGPSWRPTPAMKQRNPAWPDYVGPGPENPLGTHALYLSWQYYRIHGTNDTRKIGRRSSNGCIGLYNEQIAELFELATVGTQVKLI, translated from the coding sequence ATGGCAGGCATGAAACGGAGCAAAGAAGGAAAGGTTGTTACGCGACGTGGAGTGATTGCCGCGTTTGCTGCGACGACGCTTTTTCCAGCACCGGCCGTTTGGGCCCAATCAACGGCAACTGAGGGGACGCGCCGCAATGTTTCCTCATTCCGCGTTGCTAAATGGCAGGACCACTTTGATACCTTGAAAAACGGGGTAATCCTGTCCGATACACAGTCCAAGGTCCTGCAATATTGGTCAGAAGACGAAAGCGTCTATCGGATGTATCCAACCAGCGTACCGCTCACGGAAGACCTTACAAGGCTGGGCTACACCACAGTTATTCGCAAGGTCGAAGGGCCATCTTGGCGACCAACGCCGGCAATGAAACAGCGCAATCCAGCATGGCCTGACTATGTAGGCCCGGGTCCTGAGAACCCTCTGGGGACACATGCGCTCTATTTGAGCTGGCAATACTACCGCATCCACGGCACCAACGACACGCGCAAGATCGGGAGAAGATCCTCCAACGGCTGCATTGGTTTATACAACGAGCAGATTGCGGAATTGTTCGAACTGGCCACTGTGGGCACTCAGGTAAAACTGATCTGA
- a CDS encoding DUF2933 domain-containing protein, producing MELNVKENQIADAPQASTPVSGGKILKWGMMVCCIAMITPIVLYFIAGGTVGGLSESLGLFAPLILCLGAHFFMHKAMGKSCHSNKSESERPKATDAAVGPNPVHRQ from the coding sequence TTGGAGTTGAATGTGAAAGAAAATCAGATTGCAGACGCGCCGCAGGCGTCAACACCGGTTAGCGGCGGCAAGATCCTGAAATGGGGCATGATGGTATGTTGCATTGCCATGATAACGCCGATCGTTCTCTACTTCATCGCCGGCGGGACGGTTGGCGGGCTTTCTGAATCCTTGGGTCTTTTCGCACCGTTGATCCTGTGCCTCGGAGCCCATTTCTTTATGCACAAGGCGATGGGAAAATCCTGTCATTCGAACAAATCTGAATCGGAAAGACCAAAGGCAACAGACGCCGCGGTCGGACCGAACCCAGTACACCGGCAATAA
- a CDS encoding L,D-transpeptidase — translation MLTRRHFVASSLAIFSQPVFGVTSAAASQWSEWDAQVTPANFDPATSNPWGLHPRFLPQRVQTNRPLIPGDIHVDAVARYLYFIEDGGTAMRYGVAIARGNLYEPGVYTIKRKAKWPRWTPTAEMIERDPDEYAQFADGVPGGPTNPLGSRAFYLFEGGRDTYLRIHGTPYPRSIGGRASSGCVRMAMPHIIGLYDRVRPGSTAHLYPPERLLTATS, via the coding sequence ATGCTGACCAGACGACATTTTGTTGCAAGTTCGCTCGCCATTTTCTCTCAGCCGGTTTTTGGAGTGACGTCGGCGGCGGCCTCGCAATGGTCGGAGTGGGATGCGCAAGTAACGCCAGCCAATTTTGATCCCGCAACATCCAATCCCTGGGGGTTACACCCACGTTTCCTGCCTCAGCGTGTGCAAACCAATCGACCACTTATTCCGGGTGACATTCATGTCGACGCGGTGGCACGATATCTGTATTTCATCGAAGACGGTGGCACAGCAATGCGTTACGGCGTAGCCATTGCCCGAGGCAATCTTTACGAGCCCGGTGTCTACACAATCAAGCGAAAGGCCAAATGGCCGCGTTGGACTCCTACAGCCGAAATGATTGAACGCGACCCTGATGAATATGCGCAATTCGCAGATGGTGTGCCCGGTGGGCCGACAAACCCATTGGGATCAAGGGCGTTTTATCTGTTCGAAGGTGGTCGCGACACATACCTGCGAATTCACGGAACGCCTTATCCAAGATCTATCGGAGGTCGCGCAAGTTCTGGCTGCGTAAGGATGGCGATGCCACATATCATCGGGCTTTATGATCGTGTCAGGCCAGGGTCCACGGCTCATCTCTACCCTCCCGAGCGCCTTCTGACCGCGACCAGCTGA